Within Lolium rigidum isolate FL_2022 chromosome 5, APGP_CSIRO_Lrig_0.1, whole genome shotgun sequence, the genomic segment AGGTTGGATGGCTAGTGTGGTGATTATGATTGAAATGCTAGTTTGACTTCCCTTCTGTGTGGGCGCCCTGTGTGGTAGGTGTGCCAATGTATCGTCTGTGTCTACGCTGAACTAGATGTTTTCCAAAATAATAATTACAAACAGTCATCGAAAAGTCCAGCTGACTCCCAAATTTCAGTGCTCTTAAAAATCATATTTACCTGCTTAAAGAATCTAATTTTTCTTGGAAGTATTCAATGATGTAAGCATGCAAAATTgaattgagaaagtctttgtattatgggctacacaaaaatgaccaaATCTGATAAAtagttagagatttcaaaatatgCATTGTTCATTGTATTTAGATCcacatttatttttattttttgtagcTCAGATTACAAATTATTTAAAAGTGAGATTTTGCATtgagaaatatgattttttatttCTTTAGAGCTTGGGAGTCACAATTCTCCATTGCAATAGACTTATTCTAGTTTTGTAGAACTACGTGAAAATCTTCCTTTCTATTTACGTCACttaagtagtactccctccgccgACAAAAGATGTACTTCCATTTGTTTTGAAGAGTCAAACATTTTTAAGTTCAATTTTGTTTAACTAAAATAGCACAAATAAATTAGTACTATCATTAGGTTCATGATAAAGTATTTTTTATCATATAAGTATTTGATTTCATAAATAATATTATATTTTGCGTAAACGCAgttaaaatttaaaatagtttTAACTCTCCAGAAAAAAACTAGAAGGACCTAGACTGAGGGTGTGCTATATTTCTCTTTTCTTACTTAATTTCCACGACAGGTAAAAGTTAGGCGTTGGAAACCTGATAAATATGTGGTCCATTTTTATTGGCCGTGAGTGCGCATCCGTGTTTTGACCTTTCCGCGTTTGTACTCCCAACAAATCCCTTGCTTTCCCTCCTAATTAACTGCTTTGATGCAATAGCCGTATTTTACATTGATTAATCATGCTGACTAATCCTCTGGTACATCACGAATTCATCCGCATAATATTTGGCGTACATAGGCTGTACTATTAGCTACCGATTTGTTATTAGTACTCCAGTACGTATCCTTTTACTCACATAATTTAGATCTAGGTCCAGCATTTAATCCTACTCACATAAGTCCAGTGTTCTATCACATCTCATACACAAAGAAAGACAAAGTGTTCATGAAACAAATTTTCAAAAATACAGCAGTAACCTTTCATTTAGTCTCGTTGCCAACATTGTTTCCAACATGTTTTTTTTcattagaaaaataaaataaatgtctGAAATGCATGCAATCCAAAAAAAAAGGGGGCATCGCTATCTCAGACCGCCAGACAAAATAGTGCACATGGCATGTTACAATGCACTTTTTGTTTCTACTAATTTAGCAACTACATTCATAGATGACACATTCTTCCTTCAGTCTGGCCTCAAAATGGTATCAACGAACACACAGTACAGTACAGTCCCAAAACAGGTGAGTCCAGCCCCACAAATGTGAAAGAAAGTCCAGCTATTTCTAGGTAAAAGAAGCATGCCAAAAGTGAAATCATACCAGGTAACCTCTTCCATATTCCTCAGACAGATAATAATAACCATAAGCAACCATGCTAAAAATAGAGTGCATGTTTGATCTATATCAGGACATCCAGGTAAGTCCAGTTAAGTCAGATTAACCAGTAGTAAGTATCCAGCAACAAGAAATGATAACAGGAGACACTCCAGGATGGCTATATTTGTCCCCAGATCGTTACAAAGTGGAAGAAGTGTGTTACGACAGAGCTGGATTATGGGAGTTTTTCACAGGATGTCAGTGTCAGTGTACAATGTTACAACAAAGCAGTTTGCATTACTGATGCAAGATTGTATACACAGCAGCCAGTCTTCCTATCCTTCTGTTCTCCAGAAAAACTTTTCGCATAACTTGCTGCCCCTGTGATCACAAGCATCCTCTCAATGATGTTTCACAAAGAACATCCCTTCAATTCTCGTAGAATCTGCTCCGGCGATCCAGGCATGTGTCTTGGCATTTTCTTGGATGCCGATCAATGCACCACTTAAGGTTGCAGTTCGTATGCTGGATAGCCAACACCTGGTCTTTCCAAAAGAACTCGTGAGAATCCATTGCAGAGAAAAGCTAATTTGAACAGTCAGATTCACCCCGCCTTTCCATGTAAAGAGTTCCTTTTTCTCCTTGTTTCTCTTTTcggacaaaaaattagttgcttatcCAAGCAATGTTTTGGGTCAGTCTATTTACAAATACAAGCGCTTGTATTATTTGCCTTTTCCCAATGTCACTGTCACCTGAGGCCCCATGCGGCCAGCCATGCTACTTAATGTCATTCCCTGATGACGATCGCCGCCAACTTCTCATTCCTTTCTGAGGTAGTTTGAAGGGGCTCCAGCTTTTCCTACGTTTCGGGCTGTCGGTGAACACCCCTGTCGCTAACGCCTGCTGGAGCCACATCTCGAATTCGTCCTCGGGGATCATTTCTGCGTCCAAGCTGAAGGGATACCGAGAGCTGTGGGATCTCTGAGGCATCCTATCCGCGCCAACCATGTTCACCATGAAAGTTGGACCATGAGTGTTTGGTTTGCACTCCATCCCCTGGATAATCAACAAAATTGTCAAGAGTTAGAGAAATGTTTTCCCCTTCCCCAGATAACGCCAAGCAGCATCTTTTGTCCATTATCAGAAAATGATATAACAGCGGTCAATGGTACCACTTTATTAAGTGCAAAATAACTTTTTCGTCCTACTTTTCCAGAGCTTAATATGGTCATTGTACTTTAGAAGACCATGGCATGGATATTTATTATCTCAAATAAATTAAGCAATATTATCACAAGTATAGTCGACTCTGTATCGATCCATATCACAGGATTCATGGACCAACAGAACCTATTTTCGAAGTACTAGACGATCCTAAACTACAGAAACTAAATTCGGTTAAGAGCAAAGTGATACTAGACAATCCATGCATAAACCACAAGGAAACTACAAAAGCAGAAAATGTCACAGCATGATGTTTCATTATGAACTGCAGAGTAGTAGCATATAAAGAGTAAAGCAAGGAATGCATGAAAACCCTTTGAATAACTAAGATACGGATCATATTCGTGTGAAAACTGAAACAAATAAGCAAATTAAAGACAACAAAGACGGAGATGAACACTCACCTGGCACGTAGCCCACTCGGACACATCAAATATTTTACTCTCCGCACAAACAAAAGCTTGGGGTATTTGTATCTGAAATgaacaaaacaagaaagaactGAATACATGTTCTACTGAGCATTAGTTTTCCCAACTGCAAAACATATGTGCATGCTATAAGTTGAGTGTTTCTTGAATGTGCTGTCCCATATACAAAATAGTTTGTTTATGCAATGAAGAAATTCACTGTAGCTAATATTGCCATTGAGATATAAGTTTACTCGGGTACTTTGAGCATCCACCTTTAGCACAGTTAATATTCTCCTTGGATGGCATATAATCAAAACACAGTGGGGCTGCTACAGCTCAATTCATCAAGTTTGCTAAAACTCAAAATTACCTTCAGGAAATACATGACTAGCTCAGTTTAAGCAATAAAATAAGTAGTAAGGACCAATGCCTCACTATGTAAAATGAAGATTTGATGAACTTTCTATCAAATATCTGTGTAGAATGCTAGGATTCAGAAGATTATGCTTTTGAATATCGTTCTCCATTTGTTTCAGACACCAATACTTAGACTCTAGTGGTTAGATTTGATACTCTAGTGGTTAGATTTGATAACCCAGAAATGGTCTAGAAGTGCTTCATGTAAACAGACAGAGGTAAAATGTAATTGAGTTTACATGTGATTACACAAAAGTATACCTTCAAGGATGTTGAATATCCATTTTCCACCCATCCATCTCCATCCTTGGCAACATGGTACTGAGAACAATCCTACATACACATCATTCATTCAAATTAGCTGGAGTGATATGCTCAGTTAACAAATGCCCTAAAAGTACATGCCGGGGTCCTAACCTGGCACCATCTTGCTTTTGCTTTGCTTCTCTTGGTACATATCCATAAATGAAAATTACCACACTTTGTGCACTGTATACGCCTGGACTCTTCAGAGATGAACTCTACCCCACTCTACAAAAGGAAGTTAATCAAATGAGCTTATTCTTGAATTACAAATGAGTTACACAAAGAGAACAGTACCAAACAAGTTGTCCAAAACAGGGGTCATGTAGAAATTACATTGTTTACAAGATTAGCCAGGTTATGTACAAAAAGATAACTGAATGGATCCCATACTAACAAAACAAGAATAGCTATTGAGAGATGGCACATGATATCTGAGTCATTTTTCAATACACATGCACTTGATAAGAAAGTGACATAGAAAAGGTACATTCAGACAGGGGATTGTGCAGAAAACTAGAGATCGCATTGTGCACTCCAAAAGTTATTGACAAGAAGAACCCACCGGTTGGGAGACAACACGTGATCTCTGATTCATTTGACGCGATTCTTCTTTTCTCAGTTGTTCATCATAGCTGTTTTTCTTTGCTAAATCCGAGAGTACCTGCATGAAGGTATGGCTACAACAGTTAGCTTTATCGAGGGTCAAAAAACAGAGTTCTGATCAAAGAACGGTAAAGCTACCAGACTTGGAAATAATCTAATCAATGAAAATGCAGAAGATGTGTACTCCCAAAGCACTTGCCTCATAAGCTGACTGAAGCTTTTTGAATGATTCGCACGCCAATGAATTCCCCATGTTTTTATCAGGATGGACTAGTCTTGCCTAGACAGACAAAATGCACCACAAGAATAAGGAACAGAAAGATGAATGATCTGTCAGCTTATAGGGTTGCTGTGTATTACCATTCTTTTGTACCCATTTCTCAGTTCCTTCAGATCAATACTCAAGTTCCGAGGGACGCCCATAACTTCATAATAGGTCGAACCATCCATTATCCTCTTGATCTCATCCAACGAAGTAGTATCTGATTCTACTATTTTACTAGGAGACGGCTCCTTTTGTACATGTAACACATCTTGAGTAGGTTCTGAGCGAAACGGCTTTGCAGAAGACACGGTCTCTGGTTCACTGTCCGGAGTAGGAGGGTACTCAGGGCTACCAAAGAAGGCATCCGTGGCTGGATCAGAATCCTTCATTTCCTCAAACGTTCTCTCTTCTGTGCTTCCCTCGTATCCTAGCAGCAACTTGTTGAGAAGATCATTTGTAAGGAAAGAAAGGTTCAGCGTGGAGAAAACTCCAAGCCATCCAACACGAACAGCCACACTATAAAGAGCATACATAGCCAACACAGGTATCACAAACCGTGCATGCTTCAAAGAGCACATACAACCTGCATTATCACAGACGAGCCTCCATTAGATGAAAGGGTCACATAAATAGGCAAAAACAACTCATGGATTTGATGAAATAAAATTGTAAACAAACATCGACTTAAATAATCATATCAAACAAACCTCCAGCAACCAGAAGCATTCCTGTAATCCAAAAGTAGCCGTACATCCACATAATCATTATCCCAAACAGTCCTACAATGAGAAGGCCAGGTGTATAGCCCATATAGTGAATGACTGCCCCAACAGCTCCCTGAAACAGCACACCATTAAACAATTATTAGATAACATAACCTCTTTGATATCCTTCTTGCATTGGAAACCTTGCAATCTTACTTGTAGGCAGAAGCTACTAATTAAACAGGTACATTAGACGGTGATGAAGCAAGTGACATAGTCTGCATTGCAATAAGAAAAGTGGCAAGGACAGGGAGAAAACCAAAGGAGAAATAGCCTTATTTCTCTCTGTACTATCTCACTCGTGATTATTGATTCAGTAGTGTCCTATAGCTGAAAAGGTCAGACATCCCCCAGCCACACGCTAACCCATCTCACAAAAAAACACAAAGGGCAAATGCTAACAGGTACAAACTCCTACTATGGTTAGATAAACATTGTCTAGCAATCAACTGCATAAGTAGTAATAGGTGCGCCAGTCTGAATAATAAATAGTCAATGACTCAATCTACTGCGTAGTAAGAGCAACTGGATTGCCCGGTACCTACTACATAGTGGTTCCCTGGGGTAGATTATACATACACCACTCAACATCACATAATTAACTTTCTTAAATGGCAAGTTGCTTTCACAAGTCAATCACCTCCAATTTAAACTTAAGCATTTCGGGAGGACCCAACAAACAAGAGGATCTAATAATTAGCATGGCACTGATTTACTAGGAATGGATTAGAACAGCCTGTGGTGGTGATCTTTAAGTTTTTTTTTCCGAAACGAGgtcaccccagcctctgcatcaaaatgatgcccTGTGGTGGTGATCGTTAAGTAATGCAGTGTTTTTTTTACACTAACACGGTGACACCCAATCCTTCCTCTAGTGAGAATGAGACAGAGTTATACAAAACTTAAAGCATCTTAAATTGTGGATAGATAGAATCTACTACGTAGAATTTGCACATACTCCAAATGAGTACtactaagactagtcatagtggggagtaacatagagtagtaacatagtgcatgttactaccctatgttactaccttcatagtgggtagttacatatatgtggtgtcatgcatgttatatttattagattgtagactcatcttgtcttgggaagtgtgatgttatggtaacatagctagttaccactccactctctttcttcattcattgtcatgccatgtcaccaaaatgctttggggtgtgtgatgttactacctatgttactcccactatgagcagtctaataaAGCATGACATAAGATTACACTACTCCGTAGACAGTAGTAATACATCAAGACAATTTATTAATTAATGGGGGGTTCTGGTACTTTTGCAGCAGCAATTACTACTTTAACTGTACTTTAGTAAAAGATGGATGGAACCAAACATGCAATCCACAATTAAGCAAAAGCATAACACAGATAAGATTTACAATCTGAAGCAGACAAAAAACCCTTATCCATTACGCATCCGAGAGTTAAAATGTGCGAAGGAATTGCAGCAAGGCGAGCAGGACGAACCAGGGCGAGGAGAGCGTAGAGGGCGCAGGCGGGCGAGGTGACGCACACGAAGCAGCTCCAGAGGACGACGAAGACTGCGGCGGGTCCGAGGCTGGCGAGCGCGAGGACGCCCCTGGCCGCGCAGCCCCGCCACTGCCTGAGCGCCTCGAGCACGAGGCGCGAGGAGCTGGCGCAGGCCCGGGCGACGGCGGGCCAGTGGCGGTCGACGAGGTCCCGGCCGCAGCCCGCCCAGGCGACGAGGTGCTTCTGGGAGAGCACCCACGCCCAGCCCTGGCTCCACAGCCCCAAATCCGCCATTTTGGGCGACCGGCCGCCGGAGGGATGGGGGGCGAATTGGTCAACTGCGGGACCGCAGGGCCGCCATTTCCCTCCGGTTGGAAGCGAGGCTCGCCGGAATCGCTCGCGA encodes:
- the LOC124653833 gene encoding uncharacterized protein LOC124653833, which encodes MADLGLWSQGWAWVLSQKHLVAWAGCGRDLVDRHWPAVARACASSSRLVLEALRQWRGCAARGVLALASLGPAAVFVVLWSCFVCVTSPACALYALLALGAVGAVIHYMGYTPGLLIVGLFGIMIMWMYGYFWITGMLLVAGGCMCSLKHARFVIPVLAMYALYSVAVRVGWLGVFSTLNLSFLTNDLLNKLLLGYEGSTEERTFEEMKDSDPATDAFFGSPEYPPTPDSEPETVSSAKPFRSEPTQDVLHVQKEPSPSKIVESDTTSLDEIKRIMDGSTYYEVMGVPRNLSIDLKELRNGYKRMARLVHPDKNMGNSLACESFKKLQSAYEVLSDLAKKNSYDEQLRKEESRQMNQRSRVVSQPSGVEFISEESRRIQCTKCGNFHLWICTKRSKAKARWCQDCSQYHVAKDGDGWVENGYSTSLKIQIPQAFVCAESKIFDVSEWATCQGMECKPNTHGPTFMVNMVGADRMPQRSHSSRYPFSLDAEMIPEDEFEMWLQQALATGVFTDSPKRRKSWSPFKLPQKGMRSWRRSSSGNDIK